GGTAGGCTTGACATGGGAAGAAACACGTGTAAAGTATGTAGGGCCACACTTCAGCCATCATTACAGTGAGGCTTTTCAGTACAAGAAGCTGAAATTACAAAAGGAACGTAAGGGATTTGGGGCTGTCACTAAACCCCACCCCTTCACCCCACCGCCTCAGAGgctgaatgagaaagaaaaggcaaatgtGGCCACATGTTAAGTGGTGAATCTAGGTGCAGGACATACATGTGGTCATTGTACGTTTTTGCAATTTTTTCCTATggatttgagatttttcaaaataaagctggTAAAGAAAAGTTAGGAGTCTCAAAAACATTCTCACCAATTTGTTCTGAAGTTAAGGGGAAGAAAGCGTTAGGGGGAAATAAAAACATCTTAGAGATCCCAATCGGTTATTTAGAAGCTGGTTTGGGCCTTTCATTTTTGTGTCTTGAAGAATAAACCTGTGTAGCCCCTGTGCCCGGCACAGGACAAAAATGATGGTGTGCCCGAAACGGCATCACAAAACCATGGCCTGCAAGAGTAACACGCATGGAATTTCAGGCCCAGCGAGGGCATGATGGAAACAGCCAGCAGTAGACCCAGGATTCTAACCCAGACCAAGTCGGACTTCATCTCACTAAGAATGAGAAGGTTGTACATTTACATGTACACTCACATGTCCCTCACGGGGCCCACCCAGGAAGCAGTTTTTAAAGGTCTGAATAAGGGTTCTTCCACCTTGGGAGCCAAAAAAGTGATGACACCCTTGCCCCCCATCACACCTTGCCTTCAGCTATCCCTTTTTCAAATCACCACAGCACGAGGGAGCAGTTCACCCTTTATTAAGGTTGGGCCCCAGGTCACTTGGAGCTGGTGTACTTGGTGACGGCCTTGGTGCCCTCGGACACGGCGTGCTTGGCCAGCTCCCCTGGAAGCAGCAGGCGCACGGCTGTCTGGATTTCCCGGGACGTCAGTGTGGTTCGGCCCGAGTACTGGGCCAGCCGGGCGGCCTCGCCGGCCAGCCGCTCAAACACATCATTCACAAACGAGTTCATGATGCTCATGGCCTTGGAGGAAATGCCGATGTCGGGGTGCACCTGGAGAAGCGGCAGGACCAGTCGATTAACACGGGGACTCTGCCCCAAGCCCCAGCCCCAAGCTGGGGACTGCAAGACCCCC
This genomic window from Eubalaena glacialis isolate mEubGla1 chromosome 8, mEubGla1.1.hap2.+ XY, whole genome shotgun sequence contains:
- the LOC133096557 gene encoding histone H2B type 2-K1, which gives rise to MGAEHGQPQQSAGRRGRSSGDKKSKKRSRRKETYSMYIYKVLKQVHPDIGISSKAMSIMNSFVNDVFERLAGEAARLAQYSGRTTLTSREIQTAVRLLLPGELAKHAVSEGTKAVTKYTSSK